The sequence below is a genomic window from Cicer arietinum cultivar CDC Frontier isolate Library 1 chromosome 6, Cicar.CDCFrontier_v2.0, whole genome shotgun sequence.
actttcAACAACCATAGCAAccttttaattttcataaaaattatttaaataattaaggcttaattgcagttttggtctccctattttaactgaatcgcaaaagtagtccccccattttgtttctccccagttttggtcccccaagcagaattttggtccaaaacttgatgaaatttcatttttttttgcatttatttaagtcacacaatgcctcaagatctcattcgcaacaattgtacctgaaatatatgatcataaatgatgtagtacggctttaaaaaataaaatttcatcaagttttggactaaaattctgttcggaggaccaaaactggagagaaacaaaatggagggactactttcgcgattcagctaaaatagagggaccaaaactgcaattaagccaataaTTAAATGCATGCAAAATTGAATGTGTGctcaatttttgtatttattgaaAGTTGAAAGCTTACTCGGgggattaaaaatataagacaTGCAATCAATTGTCATTGTGCGATCCgctttaaatttttcttttatatgtttcatcaaaattgttagagattttctataaaaaaaaaaagttattgaatattttgttatatattttagttttaaaaaataagtgtcTTTTGATTCTTTATGTTAGCAAACTGTCTaaattttatctcaaaaattgtatcaaattttctatttgtaattttttttttggtactttggcttttaatttttttttcttttattaagttaacTCCATGGTGTATTGTTGGAGGGGTACATTAAAATCTGAAATACTTGTAGATTGTTTTGTGGCAATGTGATTATTGTTTAAGAAAATTGGAGATTCGTCTAATGAATAGCTGAAgaattttattgatattgtaaTGTTTAGATTTACGATAATGATATATATACAATTACAATTTTCATATATCTattcaacattttattttttttctatttctcttttgctattatatttttaatatattatatttattatatcaatttttttatttcttaaaactCAAAGTATAATCACCGTATGAGTGTACTCCAAACATTTGTCTtagttttattatgattttttttagttttattatgatTTGGTTTTGTTATACAACCAATTTCATTAtgtttaagaattttattgtaataaaatatgttattttaatattataatttggtattaatattttactatTGTTTAAAACTAgcttgaattttttatattcaaatatatgAGATATGTTGAGTTTTTTCTTATACGTTTTTTATATTAGCTATTTGTATTTTTGCGGAAAGTTGGCGTTGGATTGCAcaaatattgaataaatatatatttaatagtttaaattacatgaatttagaatatgaaatataaatatatactctacaattcttttaaataaaagtttattattatctaaaataaaaatataatttattattaatataatttgtctTGTGTGACGTACGAGTTACACACTAGtatatttagaaagaaaaaaaagatacaattgaatttttcttcaattactCTTATTCTATTTATTGACACCTATTTAAAGTCAAGTAAATAATACTCTAACACATCTTTTATctatcatattatatattaaccATTTTGacacacttttttttattttatatcacaCTATTTATTTACCAATTGACTATTTACTTTATCTTATTCATTGTAtttctctttttcaaattttaaatcttaTTAATTTTCCTATTGCATCATCTTTCTATTATTTTGTTCGTCActcctaaaaaatataaagcaCGAACTCTTATGTCATTTTACTACtttcactattttattttgttatattttttaattaatataaaattcatgtttcaattatttttatttttacgaagaaataaacttttgaaaatttatctattttttttataacatcaAGAAAATTTAGTCAACcaaatgtgtatatatataaaaaaagagatataattgaatttttattctatttattgaCACTTATTCAAAATCAAGTACATAATACTCTAACACATCTTTTTATCTAAGATACTATATATTAATCACTTTGACACagatttttaattaacttaatgTAAGTTTTTGTACAtggattatttattttaaaatagttcaatttgttttgtttgatttatacaGATTATGAGAGCACTATGCTCTGTATTTCGTGatgaagttttaaatttattatagtaAAAACAGTTTAAAACAGACCTCTCGCACTCTAAGTGAGAATCATACCACTAGACCAAATGCCCATTGTTGGTAACGGTTATCGATACGTAAAGttattttaatgtttaatgCTTTTTTAAACGAATTTTCTAtatatgcaaattgtcaaaccTATCATTACTCATTTGTAGTActttacatataattatatccaataattgatatatatttaattggattgttttacaaatatatttcattGAATTTATGAATTAGTTTTCATGTATATAGctcatatattttgttttttgacatataagataatttattaattaaataactaaatccGGTGCAAAACATCTTAAATCAATTGTTATCATCCAATCAAATTTACATACAATTTTTCCTCCAAAACATTTAATAGAAGTTAGAACTGAATATAattctatataatatttttgttcttatttatAGATGGAATGAATAAGGACTCGgactattatttaaataaaataactaaattcctcaaatttcattaaacttaaatttcatAAACCATCAACTACCAATGTCAGAGCTTTAAactatcatttaaaataaaactatcaTTGGAAACTGGCATTAGTTGAACCCAACGACACCATCTGTTGAAGTAAATGACATTCTAGACGAAGGCCTGAGTTGGTTGGGGGAGTGGGTGGGTGGCtgtgattaattaataatcattAATCAAACAAAATTCTCTTTATAAAATACAATAGCATGGGAACCTCAATCTAATAATCGGATTTCTTTGTTTGTCCAAACACTACACCACTACAACCATCACTTGCTTTCTCTAAATTTTCACCATTTTCACCATGACCAAATCATTTGTTTCCCTtctgatttttttctttctccttctcAATGCAGGTagttatatatttgaatttcattttattaCTTTAGATACATTGTTCATTGTATACATTGTTCATAATTTCAATCTCTCTTTATATACATTGTTCAtaatttcaattgaaaatttaCTTATATAGATACTATGtgcaaatgatttttttaaatctaaatttcAATAGTGGAAtctatttcatcaaataaacaaattttcatTAATGCTTTAAATTGCGAAAAACTTTACTATTTTGACCCTTTTAGATTCTAATTTGTTAagatttgattgattttgaataattttactTGTGCGGGAGGGAATTTGAAGTTTGTTAATGGAAtggtaaaatattaaattccTTAAcattattttgtgttgaatagaattaattaatttatgaaaaatagaattaatttgTGTTGAATAGAATTAACCAAGTAAGCCATTTATTGAATGTTTAGTTTTAGTGCACATTCACGTGCAAAGTCTTCAGCAAGTGAACGTGTACTGAAACTAAACGTTGAATATGTTTGCAATATGTTGGGTGATTACAAGATTATTCAATCAGGTGGATCATGTTTCTACCCCAACCCACCATTGAATCATGCCTCTGCTATAATGAATCAGTATTAtgcaaaaaatagaaaaaaaccATTGGAACTTCAACTTCTCTACCTCTGCTCTCATTGTTCTTATTGAACCAAGTAAGCCCTTTATTGAATGATTAGTTTTAGTGCACGTTCACGTGTGAAGCCTTCAGCAAGTGAACGTGTACTGAAACTAAACATTGAATATGTTGGCAATATGTTGGGTGATTGTAAGATTATTCAATCAGGTGGATTATGTTTCTACCCCAACCCACCATTGAATCATGCATCTGCTATAATGAATCAGTATTAtgcaaaaaatgaaaaaaaaaacctttggaAATGCAACTTCTCTACCTCTGCTCTCATtgttcttactgaaccaagtaAGCCCTTTATTGAATGATTAGTTTTAGCGCACGTTCACGTGCGAAGCCTTCAGCAAGTGAACGTGTACTGAAACTAAACATTGAATATGCTGGCAATATGTTGGGTGATTGTAAGATTATTCAATCAGATGGATCATGTTTCTATCCCAACCCACCATTGAATCATGCATCTGCTATAATGACTCAGTACTAtgcaaaaaatgaaaaaaaaacccTTGGAACTGCAACTTCTCTACATCTGCTCTCATtgttcttactgaaccaagtaAGCCCTTTATTGAATGATTAGTTTTAGTGCACGTTCACGTGCGAAGCCTTCAGCAAGTGAACGTGTACTCAATCAGAACATTGAATATGCTTGCAATATGTTGCCTAGTTGCAAGATGATTCAATCAGGTGGGTCATGTTTCTACCCCAACACACCAATAAACCATGCATCTGTTGTAATGAATCACTACTATGCAAACAATGGAAGAAACCTTTGGAACTGCAACATCTCTAACTCTGCTCTCATTGCTCTCACTGACCCAAGTAAgcctttttttatatataaatggaaCATGTAGCCTTAATGTAAGTTTTTGTACATGGATTATTGTTGTGTTAGATGGGATTTTGAAATAGTtcaatttgtttgatttatacaGGTTATGGGAGCTGCAAGTATGCTTAGTGGGAATGGCTACGGTGGAAGAAATATAGATATTATATTGTTGCATAAGGATTTTACTTAATTGTTTATCAAACTTAATGAATTTTACTAGGATCGTATCTCTGagatactttattttatttaaataaaaaaactgaagtttgcttcatatatatatatatatgccttTGTATTTCGTGATGAAGTGATTAATGAAGAAAACGAGGCATTCCgaataccaattgttggtaaCCGCTATTCATACGTATTATCTAATAATTTAACGATGTCTGCCTAtttatcaaaaaagaaaaaaaaatatgtttctacCCCCACCCACCATTGAATCATGCATCTGCTATAATGAATCAGTACTAtgcaaaaaatgaagaaaaaaaaccctTGGAACTGCAACTTCTCTACCTCTGCTCTCATTGTTCTTACTGAAACAAGTAAACCCTTTATTGAATGATTAGTTTTAGCGCACGTTCACGTGCGAAGCCTTAAGCAAGTGAACGTGTACTGAAACTAAACATTGAATATGCTGGCAATATATTGGGTGATTGTAAGATTATTCAATCAGGTGGATCATGTTTCTATCCCAACCCACCATTGAATCATGCATCTTCTATAATGAATCAGTACTATGcaaaaaatggagaaaaaaaacCGTTGGAACTGCAACTTCTCTACCTCTGCTCTCATTGTTCTTAATGAACCAAGTAAGTCCTTTATTGAATGATTAGTTTTAGTGCACGTTCACGTGCGAAGCCTTCAGCAAGTGAACGTGTACTCAATCTGAACATTGAATATGCTTGCAATATGTTGCCTAGTTGCAAGATGATTCAATCAGGTGAGTCATGTTTCTACCCCAACACACCAATAAACCATGCATCTGCTGTGATGAATCACTACTATGCAAACAATGGAAGAAACCTTTGGAACTGCAACTTCTCTAACTCTGCTCTCATTGCTCTCACTGACCCAAGTAagccttttttttatatataaacggAACATGTAGCCTTAATGTAAGTTTTTGTACATGGATTATTGTTGTGTTAGATGAGATTTTGAAATAGTtcaatttgtttgatttatacaGGTTATGGGAGCTGCAAGTATGCTTAGTGGGAATGGCTACGGtggatgaaatatatatatatatatatattatattgttgtATATGGATTTTACTTAATTGTTTATCAAACTTCATGAATTTTTCTAGGATCGTATCTCtgtgataatttattttatttaaataaaaaaactgaagtttgcttcatatatatatatatatatatgccttTGTATTTCGTGATGAACTGATTAATGAAGAAAATGAGGCATTCCGAATACCCATTGTTGGTAACCGCTATTCATTAATCAAACAAAATTCTCTTTATAAAATGCAGTAGCATGGGAACCTCAATCTAATAATCGGATTTCTTTGTTTGTCCAAACACTACACCACTACAATCATCACTTGCTTTCTCTAAATTTTCACCATGACCAAATCATTTGCTTCCCTtctgatttttttctttctccttctcAATGCAGGTagttatatatttgaatttcattttattaCTTTAGATACATTGTTCATTGTATACATTGTTCATAATTTCAATCTCTCTTTATATACATTGTtcataatttcaattaaaaatttacttaTATAGATACTATGtgcaaatgatttttttttaatctaaatttcaataatggaaattatttcatcaaataaacaaattttcatTAATGCTTTAAATTGcgaatttttttactattttgacCCTTTTAGATTCTAATTTGTtaagatttgatttattttggaTAATTTTACTTGTGCAGGAGGGAATTTGAAGTTTGCTAATGGAAtggtaaaatattaaattccTTAAcattattttgtgttgaatagaattaattaatttatgaaaaataacatTGTCTTTGATTTATTAATGCAAGAAGAATGAAGCAAGTTGGTGTGTTGCAAAGCCTTCAGCAAGTGAACGTGTACTCAATCTGAACATTGAATGTGTTTGCAATATGTTGGGTGATTGCAAGATTATTCAATCAGGTGGATCATGTTTCTACCCAAACCCACCATGCCTCTGCTGTGATGAATCAGTATTATgccaaaaatgaaaaaaaaaaaaaaaacccttgGAACTTCAACTTCTCTACCTCTGCTCTCATTGTTCTTATTGAACCAAGTAAGGCCTTTATTGAATGATTAGTTTTAATGCACGTTCACGTCTGAAGCCTTCAGTAAGTGAACGTGTACTGAAACTAAACATTGAATATGCTGGCAATATGCAGGGTGATTGTAAGATTATTCAATCAGGTGGATCATGTTTCTACTCCAACCCACCATTGAATCATGCATCTGCTATAATGAATCAGTATTATgcaaaaaaatggaaaaaaaccCTTAGAACTGCAACTTCTCTACCTCTGCTCTCATTGTTCTTACTAAACCAAGTAAGCCCTTTATTGAATGATTAGTTTTAGCGCACGTTCACGTACGAAGCCTTCAGCAAGTGAACGTGTACTGAAACTAAACATTGAATATGCTGGCAATATGTTGGGTGATTCTAAGATTATTCAATCAGGTGGATCATGTTTCTATCCCAACCCACCATTGAATCATGCATCTGCTATAATTAATCAGTACTAtgcaaaaaatgaaaaaaactcTTGGAACTGCAACTTCTCTACCTCTGCTCTCATtgttcttactgaaccaagtaAGGCCTTTATTGAATGATTAGTTTTAGTGCACGTTCACGTGCGAAGCCTTCAGCAAGTAAACGTGTACTGAAACTAAACATTTAATATGCTTGCAATATGCTGGTGATTGCAAGATGATTCAATCAAGTGGATCATGTTTCTATCCCAACACACCATTGAATCATGTCTCTGCTGTTATAAATCATCTTACAATCACCCAACATATTGCGACTTATCTGCCTCTGCTCTCATTGTTCTTACTGACCCAAGTAAGCccttttttttacatataaatgTAACATgtaggttttttaaaaaaatctatcaaACACTtcatttttaaagattaaatactATATTTGGTTATGTGACTTATAActaaatgttaaaaattaaaatttttgtgtgtaatgattttatttttagggGTGATATTTGAGGTTGAAAATTgagtatttgaatttttttattaaataaatcagTAAGATATTAAATGTAATGTATATAATTCTATAAggatagattttttttttggttctatatataaaaatggAAGTGTAGCATAGCATGTGTTTAACTTAATAATGTAAGTTTTTGTATATGGATTATTTTTGTGTTAGTGAGATTTTGAAATAGttcaatttaatttgttttgttttgtttgatttatacaGGCTATGGGAGTTGCAACTATGCTTAGTGGAAATGCTATGGTGGAAGAAATAAGAAATATATTATCATATTGCACCCTCAATAAAGAATCATACCACTGGATCAAATGCCTCTTATTGATAACCGATCttcatagaaaataattttagtttaatgtttaaaagaattttctaaatatttaaattgtcaAACCTATGATTACTAATTTGTAgtattttacaaataatgaatatatatttaaaatgtgtttATCGGTACCTTTTAAAATGCTTATAAGGCTTTATGAAGTTGATTTAGTAACCTACTTATGTCaccattaaaattataatatgacccattattaacatataaaatatatataaaaaccaaCTAAAGGATTAcagaattaagattttaaaactaAGGAAAGaatatgtaaaaatattaatttataaaaaaaaaatatattattatgtttagaTAAATTAAACATCcttttaggaaaaaaaaataaaaaaaaaaattattattgagtTGCAAGAGAAAAGAGTAATCTTGAAAGAATGAATGATAACAGAAAATCAGAGTTGAAGAGTTGAGAGTCGAACGCAGCAACGTCTCATCACATGGCGAAAATAGCTGCTTCTTCGGCCTCAGCCTCTACATCCACCACCGGGTACCTATTTCTTCTCACTTTCTCTTTATTGGCTCCAACTTTTATAATTAACTCAATTTAAACTAATTAGCCATTTTAGGTTAAACAAACTTAATTTCATGGCGGCATTGTGAATTTCAACTGTGTCTAGGTCTACTCCTCTAGGGGAATTTTTTACAAACAATGTTGCATTGAGTTTTTCAGAAAACTAGTGTTGAGGATTAAATCAAATGAGGGAATGAAGAGATCGTTGCGTCAGACTAAGTCAAGAGAGGAAACCAAAGCAAATCAAAATAAGAGCAAACAAAAGATTGATGCTGAGAAGCCAAAGAAACCCCCCACTGCTTTCTTCTactttttgtaaaacttcttttatCTCCGTCTGTTCTTTGTTTATACATGGTATTGTACTAATTAATCTACCATAGTGACTGTGTTCATTGGAAGTTCTTTTTCATTCTTAAGGGAGGATTTTCGGAAAGAATATCAACAGCAGAATCCAGATGTAAAGTCAATGCGTGATGTACGTATAGAATTTCTCCTACTAATAtttcttctaatttattttatacttttcaTTTCTCTTCAAGCAAGATTGTTTCACACTTCATcattttaaattgtataaacaacacaaaagttaagtatcaattttaaaaattacgaGTTCTTTAATAGTTTTTGTAACATTGTGCAaccatcatcattattattattattattttcttcatcATCATGCAAAGTAATATTCTTCTTCTGTTTTCCTCCTTCCTGCGTTCATACAGATTGGCAAGGCGTGTGGAGAGAAGTGGAAAACAATGACTTATGAGGTATATTTTCCTCCATACTTCTTCCTTCCATATTTAACctgaattttgttattatggTTGTGATGTTTGATGGCTGAAAACTGAGTGATTCAGATATTGGCTCCAgtaattttgtcaaaattgtTTAGAATGTTTGAACTTGATTGATCATGACTTGTTTGAATATGGATGAAAAAGTTTTGAACAATACTCGTGAAGAACaagtttttgttaaatttgaaacaattgGAATTCGTTATGACTATTTTGGAATTTCTAGGTTATGTACATATTTGGAATTTGGCTACTGCAATGCAAAACTGTCTCTGCTGGTTGGAATTCCACGCTGACATGATCTTCAGTTTCCTGATTGATTTAGGGACATGTTTTTtcgttttttatgttttattggCGTTTATTCTGCTTGTGCTATTGCTGACCGTTCTGCTGTATATTCCAAATCAATATAAAACTAGTTTTTCTCAATTTTGTTTACTGTTTAATTACCTGGCAAAGTGGAGTGGTTCATGTAATTTGTTCAATTAGATCCAAGCGAAAACGAAAAATCACTTTGGTTAGGTTCATATTAATAACATCAGTATCTGACAGGAGAAGGTTCAATACTACGATATAGCAACAGAAAAACGTGCAGAATTTGATAGAGCAACAACAGAGTATAACAAGAAAAAGGTAACCAATCTGTCATATTCATGGCCAGTGAGCTAACTCTTATTTGGTCAGTTATGAAATATACAATTCTGTTATCTGTTGCTTGGCAGCAAAATGGTGAATATGAAGATACCGACGAGGAGTCGGAGTATGATGAGTAAAGCCGTGTTGTCATTTCTTAATTCTTACTAAGAAGGCTCCATCTGTATCAATTGAAACTACTTGGAAGTTGTATATTCAGTTGTAGTCAGCTCTCAGTTTGTCCTTGTGAATAATTATCATTTTCTGTGTCATGTTTTGACTTTTGAGTAAAGTAATTTTGTTAGATGCATTTAGATGCTTAGAATTTCAGCTGTGGGCTTATATGTTGAGTACACTGCTTAATAGAAGATATTCCTTGCATTTCATAAACATATTTGTATTCAATAATATTTCctagttaatattttaataacttaATGAAAAATGTAATTAAGTTTATTGAAAAATGTTTTGCTAATTTTCTTCAATGCTACTTCAGTTGAATCGATCGGGAGTGTGTGAGTTCTAACTCTGGCTAGAACAATCTTTAGTTAGACTTTCTTTACCTTCATGTTGAATTTAGATTATCGGGACCATTTCTCTTGGAAACCCAAGAATTAAGATCAATTGTTCAATAGTTGAAgtgaaacaaattaaaatttcactCAATTAGCCAACTCCACCCATTATTACTTCAATAGTTGAAGTGAATTGATTATTTCAATTCTTTGACAATGTGGGATCAACATCCACACACAAACACAAAAGTTAGAATTAGAACAAAAgtctaaaatagaaaatgagtaAGAAAGATGTATCCTAGCAGTTCTAAATAAGTCTTAAGGAAggatccaattttttttatttgtttacttaTGTAAGTGTTCTATCACTGTACTGTACGCAATTGAGGAAGAAACACTCCGGTGAAAACAAGGTATAGTAGCATAACACCccttaaaatcaattttgaattaacTTAATTGAAAAATGTAATTAAGTTTATTGAAAAATGTTTTGCTAATTTTCTTCAACGCTACTTCAGTTGAATCGATCGGGAGTGTGTGAGTTCTAACTCTGGCTAGAACAATCTTTAGTTAGACTTTCTTTACCTTCATGTTGAATTTAGATTATCGGGACCATTTCTCTTGGAAACCCAAGAATTAAGATCAATTGTTCAATAGTTGAAgtgaaacaaattaaaatttcactCAATTAGCCAACTCCACCCATTATTACTTCAATAGTTGAAGTGAATTGATTATTTCAATTCTTTGACAATGTGGGATCAACATCCACACACAAACACAAAAGTTAGAATTAGAACAAAAgtctaaaatagaaaatgagtaAGAAAGATGTATCCTAGCAGTTCTAAATAAGTCTTAAGGAAggatccaattttttttatttgtttacttaTGTAAGTGTTCTATCACTGTACTGTACGCAATTGAGGAAGAAACACTCCGGTGAAAACAAGGTATAGTAGCATAACACCccttaaaatcaattttgaattaacTTAATTGAAAAATGTAATTAAGTTTATTGAAAAATGTTTTGCTAATTTTCTTCAACGCTACTTCAGTTGAATCGATCGGGAGTGTGTGAGTTCTAACTCTGGCTAGGACAATCGTTAGTTAGACTTTCTTTACCTTCATGTTGAATTTGGATTATCGGGACCATTTCTCTTGGAAACCCAAGAATTAAGATCAATTGTTCAATAGTTGAAgtgaaacaatttaaaatttcactCAATTAGCCGCTTCCACCCGTTATTAAGAAAGCAATATTTCAATAGTTGAAGTTAATTGATTATTTCAATTCTTTGACAATGTGGGATCAACATCCACACACAAACACAAAAGTCAGAATTGGAACAAAAGTCTAAAATAGAAAAGGACTAAGAAAGATGTATCCTAGCAGTTCTAAATAAGTCTAAGGAAGGATCCAAATTTTCTTCACACGTTTTATTCACTACCTACACCACCTTTTGCAACATATATTAAACTACTGTCTATGAGTTTCCACTTCATGTGCAGAGTGTATCTGAAAGGATGTCTTCAATGAATCAGCAATGCTTCTAACTTCAGCTATCATGGCAACCACATCATTTAGTCTGTTAACTGCAGATCCCACACCCTGCGATTCAGAAATGCACCGAACCAAAGTCAATGATCTTGCTGGGAGAAGGGTATAGTAGGTTTATCATTATGATTTCTAAtttactattaaaaattaaattgggAAGAATAAAAATCCCTTACCACACCAGCAGCTCCAGCAGTGATAGCCATAGGTGCTGTGACAGCACTTAGCCCAGATGAACACATAACAGGTATCTTAACAGCTCGCGATATAGAATAGGCTGCTGCTAAAGTTGGCGTTGCCTACAATTTCCAGTGATTagaattttgataatttaaggAAGAGTTTGTCTCATGATATGAAATCGTTTCTATCTAAAGTCTCAACAGAATCCTGTGTCTATcatgttaaatatttttcagaCTCTCGACATGATTTATTTATGATGTAATTTCACTTTGATGTTTTAAACCATTTTAATTATTGCCACAAACATTGTTGTGTTAAACCTATACATTCTCAAATTCCAGTAATGAAAATGTAGGCAATCAGGAAAAGACATATTTTTCTGCTTACCTTCTCAATCAAACCTAGAACACCAGACTTAGTAGGATTGGAACATTTGCCTCCCTCAGTTTGAATAATATCTACACCTTCTAGTTCCAATGACTCTGCAAGCTTGACCTGTAGTaaaagtttcatatttttttgtttaattaaacCATTTTAATATTGATAGTATCCGCATAATTGTGCACTATGGAAGCATAAATGCTGTTTGTAACCTGATCAGGGAGGCTTAGTGTGTGAGGAACAGTGACAGACAAAACTATAGAAGGAAGTATCCTCCTTGTCTCTTTTGTTAGACTCAGAATCTGCATAAAAAGAAGGACCATGGAACCCAAAAAAGAAACAAGTGTAAGCTTTTATTGATTTCTGACAATTGAATCAGTAACAAAATGCTAAcatgatacatatataaattattgtcaTTCGAAATTCAAGATTGAATACTCAAAACCATTATTTACCTGCTCTGGAGTAAAAACCATTCCTTTCTCATAGAATGAATCATAATTTCCAATCTCAACCTGCAAACGCAATATAATGTTAAGTATAGATCTCATATGGTCCAATGTAAATGGTAATGGTTATTCCATCTTTGACTGCAGCATGAACTTAGAACTGATATTAGAAATAGAAATAGACAAAAATTCAAACCATTAGTGCTCCTGCTTCAACTGCAGCTGGAAAAGTTGCAGGATCTACAGAAGAAACACAAACCTGCAAGAGTGACGAATTATAAAAACTTTTGAGGTCCTTTTCTCTTG
It includes:
- the LOC101492780 gene encoding high mobility group B protein 14 isoform X2 gives rise to the protein MAKIAASSASASTSTTGKLVLRIKSNEGMKRSLRQTKSREETKANQNKSKQKIDAEKPKKPPTAFFYFLEDFRKEYQQQNPDVKSMRDIGKACGEKWKTMTYEEKVQYYDIATEKRAEFDRATTEYNKKKQNGEYEDTDEESEYDE
- the LOC101492780 gene encoding high mobility group B protein 14 isoform X1, whose protein sequence is MAKIAASSASASTSTTGKLVLRIKSNEGMKRSLRQTKSREETKANQNKSKQKIDAEKPKKPPTAFFYFFSFSFLREDFRKEYQQQNPDVKSMRDIGKACGEKWKTMTYEEKVQYYDIATEKRAEFDRATTEYNKKKQNGEYEDTDEESEYDE
- the LOC101492780 gene encoding high mobility group B protein 14 isoform X3, which produces MAKIAASSASASTSTTGKLVLRIKSNEGMKRSLRQTKSREETKANQNKSKQKIDAEKPKKPPTAFFYFFSFSFLREDFRKEYQQQNPDVKSMRDIGKACGEKWKTMTYEVMYIFGIWLLQCKTVSAGWNSTLT
- the LOC101492780 gene encoding high mobility group B protein 14 isoform X4; translated protein: MAKIAASSASASTSTTGKLVLRIKSNEGMKRSLRQTKSREETKANQNKSKQKIDAEKPKKPPTAFFYFLEDFRKEYQQQNPDVKSMRDIGKACGEKWKTMTYEVMYIFGIWLLQCKTVSAGWNSTLT
- the LOC101492780 gene encoding high mobility group B protein 14 isoform X5, which gives rise to MKRSLRQTKSREETKANQNKSKQKIDAEKPKKPPTAFFYFFSFSFLREDFRKEYQQQNPDVKSMRDIGKACGEKWKTMTYEEKVQYYDIATEKRAEFDRATTEYNKKKQNGEYEDTDEESEYDE
- the LOC101493763 gene encoding uncharacterized protein ycf23-like; protein product: MHSLTCISLSSPSSTSFLNPNHNNPLLAATSRPCLLPLKRKTCFTTKALLSSTKESVLKDFREQMALKIISGLQNFDRENVASVVIAADKGXXXXVDIACDPELVKLAISLTSCPVCVSSVDPATFPAAVEAGALMVEIGNYDSFYEKGMVFTPEQILSLTKETRRILPSIVLSVTVPHTLSLPDQVKLAESLELEGVDIIQTEGGKCSNPTKSGVLGLIEKATPTLAAAYSISRAVKIPVMCSSGLSAVTAPMAITAGAAGVGVGSAVNRLNDVVAMIAEVRSIADSLKTSFQIHSAHEVETHRQ